A DNA window from Schlesneria paludicola DSM 18645 contains the following coding sequences:
- a CDS encoding RDD family protein, whose product MESSGIDPASTDYSRRYLGGFMALVVLSAGIQLLVGFAVDVNVSDALRSQPTVAPTFTGSSQSYSLRPGSTAVWQGQVWVSATPSSMPGAWPAGRNSPSSRLLTIDLTTGTVKDTGLVLSPAPVGMLVVDNILYAVTPSVVYRIDGSQAIPRSPRRSLNRPTAPFVYEGRLAVLERSRDGEHLLLTWNEGEWEVMGQTQLPGTISESVLGAPDYSEVSVVIAEGKSFVFFSNWAATHQREGLVIEPVQDAVSALHPVNRRPVYDDRTVSQPLSPRMLQGWRGMPSGFSTQVPSQEMLIKEDLWAACVPATNTGLLLYKFEDGGWVLKIMPAGLVLTSFSVVTGPTNYLVTDNLRLFVFDDPVNPRLIGQAAAVAVRRLQSRVLIGWLSRYVLAAAVLALGASWLMRKYRSPQYVYGHRHATHASILRRGVARMIDTVMLVYPAYLGFTRALSLDSRTLAATSERVSDAIVLAVLATFGIWSLSIFAVSVIEGCWGVTPGKWLCGIRTLRTTLRPCGVVRALARELLVYLDSVFLLAWQPGMILIGLTKHWQRLGDLAADTVVVRNPDRTKWNS is encoded by the coding sequence GTGGAATCTTCTGGCATCGATCCTGCTTCGACCGACTACAGTCGCCGTTATCTGGGTGGCTTCATGGCACTGGTCGTTTTATCAGCGGGAATTCAACTGCTTGTCGGCTTTGCGGTTGACGTCAATGTCAGCGACGCCCTTCGGTCACAGCCAACGGTGGCACCGACGTTCACCGGCTCAAGTCAATCGTATTCACTTCGGCCAGGGTCGACGGCGGTTTGGCAAGGTCAGGTCTGGGTTTCCGCAACACCCTCCAGCATGCCCGGTGCATGGCCCGCTGGGCGGAATTCTCCGTCATCGCGCCTGTTGACCATCGATCTGACGACAGGCACTGTCAAAGATACGGGCCTTGTGCTTTCGCCAGCACCGGTCGGAATGTTGGTCGTCGACAATATCTTGTACGCCGTCACCCCGTCCGTGGTTTATCGAATTGACGGCAGCCAGGCGATTCCGCGAAGTCCGCGCCGCAGTCTCAATCGCCCGACGGCTCCGTTTGTCTACGAGGGGCGACTCGCTGTTCTCGAGCGAAGCCGCGATGGTGAACACCTGCTTCTTACCTGGAACGAGGGCGAATGGGAGGTGATGGGGCAGACACAGCTCCCCGGTACGATTTCGGAATCGGTACTGGGGGCGCCGGACTACTCCGAGGTCAGTGTCGTCATTGCCGAAGGGAAGTCGTTTGTGTTCTTTTCGAATTGGGCCGCGACACATCAGCGTGAAGGTCTTGTGATTGAGCCCGTTCAAGATGCAGTTTCTGCGTTACATCCCGTCAATCGAAGGCCGGTCTATGACGACCGAACAGTGTCACAGCCCCTCAGCCCAAGGATGTTGCAGGGATGGCGAGGGATGCCAAGTGGCTTCAGCACGCAGGTACCGTCCCAGGAAATGTTGATTAAAGAGGACCTTTGGGCGGCCTGCGTCCCCGCGACGAATACCGGGCTGTTGCTTTACAAATTCGAAGATGGTGGCTGGGTCTTGAAGATTATGCCGGCCGGTCTCGTTCTCACGTCGTTCAGCGTCGTGACCGGGCCAACAAACTATCTTGTGACAGACAATCTCCGGCTGTTTGTGTTCGATGACCCCGTCAACCCGCGGTTGATCGGACAGGCGGCCGCGGTTGCGGTGCGACGATTGCAGTCGCGGGTATTAATTGGCTGGCTATCGCGGTACGTCCTGGCCGCGGCGGTCCTCGCTTTGGGCGCGTCGTGGCTGATGAGAAAGTACCGATCACCGCAATATGTCTACGGCCACCGCCATGCGACACATGCATCGATTCTACGTCGCGGGGTGGCACGGATGATCGACACTGTCATGCTGGTTTACCCCGCATATCTTGGATTCACGCGAGCCCTCAGTCTTGATTCCCGTACGCTGGCAGCCACTTCAGAGCGAGTTTCGGACGCGATTGTGCTTGCGGTTCTTGCCACGTTCGGAATTTGGAGTCTCTCGATTTTTGCCGTTAGCGTGATCGAAGGCTGCTGGGGCGTGACCCCGGGAAAATGGTTATGTGGGATACGGACACTACGGACGACCCTGCGTCCGTGCGGAGTTGTCCGGGCGCTCGCGCGCGAGTTGCTCGTTTATCTCGACAGTGTTTTCCTGCTGGCGTGGCAACCCGGGATGATCTTGATCGGCCTGACAAAGCATTGGCAGCGTCTGGGTGATCTTGCTGCCGATACCGTCGTTGTGCGGAATCCAGATCGGACGAAATGGAATTCCTGA
- a CDS encoding UDP-3-O-acyl-N-acetylglucosamine deacetylase, whose protein sequence is MIQRNQRTLNRPAKYCGVGFLTGADVTLNLLPADENDGIRFQRLDLPGTEPIPATLDHVIPRQRRTAISNGAATVELVEHVMAALAGLQIDNCLVQLNAPEPPGADGSCLPFVHAILDAGIAEQSAPRDVLVLSGESRIQSPSDGTEISAAPVFRRTLVVTYELDYGPRSPIKPQLLTFEYSPESFVANIAYARTFVLESEVAALKSQGYGSRVTEKDLLIFGPHGVIGNALRATDECARHKILDCIGDFALLGCDLHGHFRAYRTGHNHNHAICEQVRLPRQQKATPLRRAA, encoded by the coding sequence ATGATTCAAAGAAACCAGCGCACACTCAATCGTCCCGCGAAATACTGTGGCGTCGGATTCTTAACGGGCGCCGATGTCACGTTGAATTTGCTACCCGCCGACGAAAATGATGGAATCCGTTTTCAACGTCTGGATTTACCGGGAACCGAGCCAATTCCCGCAACGCTCGATCATGTCATTCCACGCCAGAGGCGAACGGCGATTTCCAACGGTGCCGCGACCGTCGAACTTGTCGAACATGTCATGGCGGCATTGGCCGGACTGCAGATCGACAACTGCCTGGTCCAATTGAACGCCCCTGAACCACCGGGTGCCGACGGATCATGCCTGCCGTTTGTTCACGCCATTCTGGATGCAGGGATTGCCGAACAATCCGCTCCACGTGACGTGTTGGTGCTCAGCGGCGAATCGCGGATTCAGTCTCCATCAGATGGCACCGAGATTTCTGCGGCGCCCGTCTTCCGACGAACGCTGGTGGTCACCTACGAACTGGACTACGGCCCTCGATCTCCGATCAAACCGCAACTGCTGACATTCGAGTATTCCCCCGAAAGCTTTGTGGCCAACATCGCCTACGCCCGGACATTCGTCCTGGAAAGCGAAGTCGCGGCGCTCAAGTCACAGGGCTACGGCTCACGCGTCACTGAAAAAGACCTGCTGATCTTCGGCCCCCACGGCGTCATCGGCAACGCGCTTCGCGCGACCGATGAATGCGCACGACACAAAATCCTGGACTGCATCGGCGACTTTGCGCTACTGGGCTGTGATCTCCACGGCCACTTCCGTGCCTACCGAACCGGCCATAACCACAACCATGCGATTTGCGAACAGGTTCGCCTGCCACGACAACAGAAAGCGACCCCACTTCGCAGGGCGGCATAA
- a CDS encoding OmpH family outer membrane protein, with product MKKVIVSASAIALLAGFLTLTRDAWSEPSKPAAGAVEPHKVALIDMAYVFKNYTKFETLREELKAEIQSSEEKAKATQQETARMQQEMKTFTEGSPEYTKAEKALVKMAAEFEGFRREKSREFLKKESQIYLQVYNEVSEMVKNYAQHFGYTLVMRFNRDDLDTENPQQILQNMNRQVVYYREDDDITQKILAALNKKLNKDTPAATKPARATDEAKRPAPTTKK from the coding sequence GTGAAGAAAGTCATCGTTTCCGCATCCGCAATCGCCTTATTGGCTGGATTTCTTACGTTGACTCGGGACGCTTGGAGCGAGCCGAGCAAACCCGCAGCGGGCGCCGTCGAACCTCACAAGGTTGCGCTGATCGACATGGCCTATGTTTTCAAGAACTACACGAAGTTCGAAACTCTTCGTGAAGAACTGAAGGCAGAAATCCAGTCGAGCGAAGAGAAGGCCAAGGCCACTCAGCAAGAAACGGCCCGGATGCAACAAGAGATGAAGACCTTTACTGAAGGCAGCCCAGAATACACGAAGGCCGAAAAAGCTCTCGTGAAGATGGCTGCTGAATTCGAAGGTTTTCGCCGTGAAAAATCGCGCGAGTTCCTGAAGAAGGAATCGCAGATTTACTTGCAGGTCTACAACGAAGTTTCGGAAATGGTGAAGAACTATGCCCAACACTTCGGCTACACCTTGGTCATGCGATTCAACCGCGATGACCTGGACACCGAAAACCCACAGCAAATTCTGCAGAACATGAACCGCCAAGTTGTCTACTACCGTGAAGACGACGATATCACGCAGAAGATTCTGGCCGCACTAAACAAGAAGTTGAACAAGGACACCCCAGCCGCAACGAAGCCTGCTCGTGCGACAGACGAAGCCAAGCGTCCTGCCCCAACAACCAAGAAGTAA
- a CDS encoding Gfo/Idh/MocA family protein — MDRLRVAVVGVGALGRHHARILSELEGVDLVAVADSQAERGQEIAAKHQTQWVADYHELLQDNRIDAVSVVVPTIAHRKVAGAFLEQGIPVLVEKPLAGNVAEARELVELAKRHQTLLQVGHIERFNPAFMAAEKVIAEPKYLRCERTSTYTFRSTDIGVVLDLMIHDIDLVLSLVKSPLRGCEAFGIGVMGQHEDAAQARLYFANGCIADITASRISPVASRSMTAWSAAGCVTVDMHQREVKCFAPSHALRHGTPPLQMAAQPGADLETLKKGVFGHFITNDAIPVDNTGPDALTQELAEFVQCVKTGCRPHVGGDQALAAMIVADRILRQVKTHQWDGTPAGAVGAYPHATVPQRKVA, encoded by the coding sequence ATGGATCGGCTGCGTGTGGCGGTGGTTGGGGTGGGGGCTCTCGGACGACATCATGCACGGATTCTGAGCGAGCTTGAGGGCGTCGATCTGGTCGCCGTGGCCGACAGTCAGGCCGAGCGTGGGCAAGAGATTGCCGCCAAGCACCAGACGCAATGGGTCGCCGACTATCACGAACTGCTGCAAGACAATCGGATCGATGCCGTTTCGGTCGTCGTTCCGACGATCGCACACCGAAAAGTTGCTGGCGCATTTCTCGAACAGGGCATCCCCGTGCTGGTGGAAAAACCACTCGCGGGAAATGTCGCTGAGGCTCGAGAGCTGGTTGAACTCGCAAAACGACATCAGACGCTGTTGCAGGTCGGACATATCGAGCGATTCAATCCTGCTTTCATGGCCGCGGAAAAAGTCATCGCCGAGCCGAAATACTTGCGATGCGAACGCACCAGCACCTACACCTTCCGCTCAACCGATATTGGTGTCGTGCTGGATCTGATGATCCACGATATTGATCTCGTGCTCTCGTTGGTGAAAAGCCCGCTACGCGGCTGTGAAGCCTTCGGAATTGGCGTCATGGGGCAACACGAAGACGCCGCCCAAGCGCGTCTCTACTTTGCAAACGGATGCATCGCCGACATTACGGCCAGCCGGATCAGCCCGGTCGCCTCACGCTCAATGACGGCGTGGTCCGCCGCCGGCTGTGTCACTGTCGACATGCACCAGCGCGAAGTCAAGTGCTTTGCACCGAGCCACGCGTTGCGACATGGAACACCACCATTGCAGATGGCCGCTCAGCCGGGTGCTGACCTGGAAACACTGAAGAAAGGTGTCTTCGGACATTTCATCACGAATGACGCCATCCCTGTCGACAACACCGGCCCCGATGCGTTGACACAGGAACTCGCAGAATTTGTTCAGTGTGTGAAAACAGGATGCCGGCCACACGTCGGGGGTGATCAAGCTCTCGCGGCAATGATCGTCGCCGATCGGATCTTGCGTCAGGTCAAGACCCATCAATGGGACGGAACCCCCGCGGGGGCCGTCGGTGCGTATCCACACGCGACGGTTCCGCAGCGTAAAGTGGCTTGA
- a CDS encoding thioredoxin domain-containing protein, with translation MQDRVPNSPDTLSRLTATSSGTDRNFSQSAHDRRSHATNGSRSRSPLGFWNGLFLCGTFLFAIAGGMMVTTTISAQAIDQNNILLDFSATWCGPCQQMSPLVSKLEREGLPIRKVDIDREAELARQYNVTSIPCFVLVSNGRELNRIVGPTSEKNLRQMMTMLQKSRNDDSTAKPSRTGGQLISTADAGKSATKEKKQTPKLPSLFAKNPETKLTPTDGQDTIRGQNPGEGLVATGLVELPMAASTRIRVTDGSRVHFGSGTIIDAQDDHAVILTCGHIFRKLGKDAVIEVNYYVDGQSHPKTAIGTILKFDPSGADLGLLEIPCSERLTSIKLGFAHSPLSVDDRVISIGCGRGDPPSVQQHSITAINRYDGPDNIECNGIPQLGRSGGGLFRGAEIVGVCIAADPKDQRGIYTGLKPVAELLGRCKLDHLLPSIPGSDRGGALVEATPPPSAPDFNSANNALATANQQRLDEEVVSLLNEASRSGGTANSSISDYVGAEVVCIIRPRTPGAMSRIVIVNEATERFTHDLLHESDSRSKSAPVDTAQKAPRKKSATHRSNGLAANDTQMDLQKPNMTNAAAKEAHRTVETSFEPQRYRRKRD, from the coding sequence ATGCAGGATCGAGTTCCCAACTCGCCGGACACTTTGTCACGGTTGACCGCCACCTCTTCAGGGACCGACCGAAACTTCTCTCAAAGCGCGCATGATCGACGATCACACGCCACGAATGGATCGCGATCGCGATCTCCGTTGGGGTTCTGGAATGGACTTTTCCTCTGCGGCACTTTCCTCTTCGCCATCGCGGGCGGAATGATGGTGACGACAACCATCTCGGCCCAGGCGATTGACCAAAACAACATTCTGCTCGACTTCTCTGCCACCTGGTGCGGTCCGTGCCAGCAAATGAGCCCCCTGGTTTCCAAACTGGAACGAGAAGGACTGCCGATCCGCAAAGTCGACATCGATCGCGAAGCCGAGTTGGCCCGACAGTACAACGTCACATCGATTCCCTGCTTTGTATTGGTCTCCAACGGCCGGGAACTCAACCGAATCGTCGGCCCCACGAGTGAGAAAAATCTGCGGCAGATGATGACGATGCTGCAAAAGAGTCGAAACGACGATTCCACCGCCAAGCCTTCGCGGACGGGTGGCCAACTGATTTCCACCGCGGACGCAGGCAAATCCGCCACCAAGGAAAAGAAGCAGACGCCAAAGCTGCCGTCGCTGTTCGCCAAGAATCCCGAAACCAAACTGACGCCCACCGACGGACAGGACACGATTCGCGGCCAAAACCCAGGAGAAGGGCTCGTTGCCACGGGATTGGTGGAATTGCCGATGGCCGCCAGCACACGGATCCGCGTCACGGATGGCTCGCGAGTCCACTTTGGTTCGGGAACCATTATCGACGCACAGGACGATCATGCAGTGATCCTGACCTGCGGTCACATTTTCCGAAAACTGGGCAAGGACGCGGTCATCGAAGTGAACTACTACGTCGACGGGCAATCCCATCCGAAGACGGCCATCGGAACCATTCTGAAATTCGATCCGTCGGGCGCCGACCTGGGATTGCTTGAGATTCCATGCTCCGAACGCCTGACTTCGATCAAACTCGGCTTCGCTCATAGCCCACTCTCTGTCGACGACCGCGTCATCAGCATTGGTTGCGGCCGCGGTGATCCCCCCAGCGTCCAACAGCACTCCATTACCGCCATCAATCGATATGACGGCCCAGACAACATCGAATGCAATGGAATCCCTCAACTGGGACGTTCGGGCGGCGGATTGTTCCGTGGTGCGGAAATCGTCGGCGTCTGCATCGCCGCAGATCCCAAGGATCAACGCGGGATCTACACCGGATTGAAACCCGTGGCGGAGCTCCTCGGCCGATGTAAACTGGACCACTTGCTGCCATCAATCCCCGGCTCTGATCGGGGCGGAGCCCTGGTGGAAGCAACGCCACCCCCGTCTGCCCCAGATTTCAATTCGGCAAACAACGCCTTGGCCACCGCGAACCAACAACGCCTTGATGAGGAAGTCGTCAGCCTTTTGAACGAAGCATCGCGATCAGGCGGGACCGCAAACTCATCCATTTCCGACTATGTCGGCGCGGAAGTTGTCTGCATCATTCGCCCCCGAACACCGGGTGCGATGAGTCGCATTGTCATCGTGAATGAAGCCACCGAACGATTCACCCACGACCTGCTGCATGAATCCGACAGCCGTTCAAAATCAGCCCCTGTCGACACCGCGCAAAAGGCTCCTCGAAAGAAGTCGGCGACCCATCGATCCAACGGCCTTGCGGCGAACGACACACAAATGGATTTGCAAAAGCCGAACATGACCAACGCGGCTGCGAAAGAAGCCCACCGAACGGTGGAAACGTCGTTTGAGCCACAGCGGTATCGTCGCAAACGCGACTGA
- the ispE gene encoding 4-(cytidine 5'-diphospho)-2-C-methyl-D-erythritol kinase has product MLCQPAIRSLTVLAPAKLNLFLRIVRRRDDGFHELETVMTAINLFDTLRFDSCDSSEIQLRVIMAGTRNSLTSPSQPIPTGLDNLVGRAAQLIRQYAGVSHGVQITLTKRIPAAAGMGGGSSDAAATLSGLNRLWNLSLSRAELLDLAAQLGSDIGFFLGGGSTAVCRGRGEIVEPLSHSAGLHFVVARPATGLSTPQVFKHCRPDDQGPDLESFVESMKQSNSSRLVRLLHNGLQGPAESLNHEVQELRERFCSLPVLGHQMSGSGTSYFGICASARHAQTVAARLRASGVPWVHIARSCP; this is encoded by the coding sequence ATGCTCTGCCAACCAGCAATTCGTTCTCTGACTGTGCTGGCCCCAGCGAAGCTCAATCTTTTCCTGCGCATTGTGCGGCGTCGAGACGATGGGTTTCACGAGCTTGAAACCGTGATGACCGCCATCAATCTGTTTGATACGTTGCGGTTTGACTCCTGTGACTCGTCAGAGATCCAGCTTCGTGTGATCATGGCGGGCACACGGAATTCCCTTACATCCCCTTCACAGCCGATTCCAACGGGGCTCGATAATCTCGTCGGGCGCGCGGCGCAGTTGATCAGGCAATATGCGGGTGTCAGTCATGGCGTGCAGATCACTCTCACCAAACGAATTCCTGCTGCGGCCGGGATGGGTGGTGGTTCGAGTGACGCGGCAGCAACGTTGTCGGGATTAAATCGTCTCTGGAACCTCTCATTGTCGCGGGCCGAGTTGCTGGATCTGGCCGCGCAACTGGGAAGTGACATCGGTTTTTTCCTGGGAGGGGGCTCGACGGCGGTTTGTCGCGGACGTGGTGAAATTGTCGAGCCACTGTCGCACTCTGCCGGACTGCATTTTGTGGTCGCGCGACCGGCGACCGGTCTATCGACTCCTCAAGTCTTCAAGCACTGCCGTCCCGATGATCAAGGTCCCGATTTAGAGTCGTTTGTTGAGTCGATGAAACAGTCGAACTCATCGCGCCTGGTGCGATTGTTGCACAACGGATTACAGGGACCCGCCGAATCATTGAATCACGAGGTTCAAGAACTGCGTGAACGCTTCTGTTCGCTACCAGTTCTGGGGCATCAAATGAGCGGAAGTGGTACATCATATTTCGGGATCTGCGCTTCGGCGCGTCACGCTCAAACAGTTGCGGCGCGTTTGCGGGCGTCGGGCGTTCCTTGGGTTCACATCGCACGAAGCTGCCCATAA
- a CDS encoding polyprenyl synthetase family protein, translated as MTHQIAGDAVMQQGVPVLTAVEQAIGKELLEAEQVLAEELGSDNPYVSDILQHSTRFRGKRLRPMLLLLTAKAAGGIQHDHKVLAAVVEMIHLATLVHDDVLDEAETRRHVATVNARWNNETSVLFGDYLFTHSFHLASSLDTTYACRRIGRATNVVCEGELSQIKERGNLDLTEETYFKIIDGKTAELTALCGHLGARYAQADQTIITAMEQYGRSLGLAFQIADDVLDLTGNERKTGKSLGSDLQKQKLTLPLIRLLSTSRDEDAVKIRQLLARPNETTREQLTPYLERSDAFDYTNQRAKTLAQDARRQLELLPSTPARRILAEIADFAVQRSF; from the coding sequence ATGACCCATCAGATAGCAGGCGACGCGGTAATGCAGCAGGGTGTTCCGGTGCTGACGGCTGTTGAACAAGCCATCGGAAAAGAATTGTTGGAGGCCGAACAAGTTCTGGCAGAAGAACTCGGCAGCGACAATCCGTATGTCAGCGACATTCTGCAGCATTCGACTCGCTTTCGTGGCAAGCGTTTGCGCCCCATGTTGCTCCTCCTGACAGCCAAAGCCGCGGGCGGAATTCAGCACGATCACAAAGTGCTCGCAGCCGTGGTCGAAATGATTCATCTGGCCACGCTTGTTCACGACGACGTGCTCGACGAAGCCGAGACGCGTCGCCATGTTGCGACGGTGAATGCCCGCTGGAACAACGAAACGAGCGTGCTGTTCGGCGACTATCTGTTCACGCATTCTTTCCATCTCGCAAGCAGTCTCGACACGACGTACGCCTGCCGACGCATCGGCCGGGCCACAAACGTCGTGTGCGAAGGCGAATTGTCGCAGATCAAAGAACGTGGCAATCTCGATCTGACCGAAGAAACGTATTTCAAGATCATCGACGGAAAGACCGCAGAATTGACGGCGCTGTGCGGCCATCTTGGTGCCCGCTACGCTCAGGCCGACCAGACCATCATCACCGCCATGGAACAATACGGCCGATCACTCGGACTGGCATTCCAGATCGCAGACGACGTACTTGATCTGACAGGAAACGAACGAAAAACCGGCAAGTCGCTGGGCAGTGACCTGCAGAAGCAGAAATTGACCCTGCCATTGATTCGACTGCTCAGCACATCGCGAGACGAAGATGCGGTCAAGATTCGACAACTGCTCGCACGGCCGAATGAAACGACACGCGAACAACTGACGCCGTACCTGGAACGAAGTGACGCGTTCGATTACACAAACCAGCGCGCAAAGACTCTCGCCCAAGACGCACGACGGCAACTCGAACTGCTCCCGAGCACACCCGCACGACGCATTCTGGCCGAGATCGCCGACTTCGCCGTCCAACGCTCGTTCTGA
- a CDS encoding SpoVG family protein, with product MEITEIRIKLMSDPNERLQAFCSLTFDGSFVIRDLKIIQGTKGSFVAMPSRKLTDHCPRCSAKNHLRAQFCNECGVRLHHDRAAKSDDGRAKLYADIAHPINSECREMIQEQVLIAYVSELERSKQPGYVCIYDDYGEDNFARLCEDDIGDFESSRLHRGGDAFHRRDNRESHQTAPHLNGIEASSNQFAVAQRTLRDDEEKFGAGII from the coding sequence GTGGAAATCACCGAGATTCGCATCAAATTGATGAGCGATCCAAACGAGCGATTGCAGGCGTTTTGTTCGCTGACCTTCGATGGCAGTTTTGTGATCCGCGACCTCAAGATTATCCAGGGCACCAAGGGCTCGTTCGTCGCGATGCCCAGCCGCAAGCTGACTGATCATTGTCCACGATGTTCAGCGAAGAATCATTTGCGAGCACAGTTCTGCAATGAATGTGGTGTCCGTCTGCACCACGATCGGGCCGCCAAGTCGGACGATGGCCGCGCCAAGTTGTATGCGGACATCGCACACCCGATTAATTCCGAATGCCGCGAGATGATTCAAGAGCAGGTGCTGATCGCTTATGTCAGCGAGCTCGAGCGTTCCAAGCAGCCGGGTTATGTCTGCATCTATGACGACTACGGCGAGGACAACTTCGCACGTCTGTGTGAGGACGACATTGGTGACTTTGAATCCAGTCGCCTTCATCGAGGCGGCGACGCATTTCATCGCCGTGACAACAGAGAGAGCCACCAGACGGCCCCGCATCTGAATGGTATTGAGGCGTCATCAAACCAATTCGCCGTGGCACAGCGGACTCTTCGCGACGACGAAGAAAAGTTTGGTGCCGGGATTATCTGA
- the lpxA gene encoding acyl-ACP--UDP-N-acetylglucosamine O-acyltransferase codes for MTRNISPLSQVDPKAAIGDDVEIGPFCVVGPHVTIGAGCKLDSHVAIVGHTSIGERNRFFPGAVIGGEPQDIGYSGSDTRVVIGDDNLFREGVTVNRGADKEDGITRVGNRNFLMANTHVAHNCHVHNNVILCNGSLLGGHVHVHDFSIVSGNSVVHHFATLGTGCFLAGGCRAPQDIPPYMLAAGSDSPEIVTVNVVGMRRRGISENAISLVRQAHKLIFREHLKLEEVRTRLLDKTEGVLPIELLTLLNFCELSAKGKNGRAREAVRSSKPVANEEQRAA; via the coding sequence ATGACGCGAAACATCTCACCACTCTCACAAGTGGACCCCAAAGCCGCGATCGGCGATGACGTCGAAATTGGTCCGTTTTGTGTCGTCGGCCCGCATGTGACGATCGGAGCTGGCTGCAAACTGGACAGCCACGTGGCGATCGTCGGGCATACCTCGATCGGTGAACGCAATCGTTTCTTTCCTGGTGCCGTCATCGGCGGCGAACCCCAGGACATCGGCTACAGCGGCTCTGATACCCGCGTCGTCATCGGTGATGACAACCTGTTTCGCGAAGGTGTCACCGTGAATCGTGGCGCCGACAAAGAGGACGGAATCACGCGCGTCGGCAATCGCAATTTTCTCATGGCGAACACACACGTCGCACACAACTGCCATGTTCACAATAACGTGATCCTGTGTAACGGCAGCCTGCTCGGTGGACATGTTCACGTTCACGACTTCTCGATCGTGTCCGGGAACTCCGTCGTCCATCACTTTGCGACACTGGGAACCGGGTGTTTTCTGGCCGGCGGCTGCCGTGCCCCCCAAGATATCCCTCCTTACATGCTCGCCGCAGGCAGTGACAGCCCGGAAATCGTGACCGTGAATGTCGTCGGCATGCGTCGGCGCGGTATTTCCGAAAACGCGATTTCGCTCGTCCGTCAGGCCCACAAGCTTATCTTCCGCGAACATCTGAAACTGGAAGAAGTTCGCACCAGACTGCTCGACAAAACCGAAGGCGTCCTGCCGATCGAACTGTTGACACTGCTCAATTTCTGCGAACTGTCTGCCAAAGGAAAAAATGGGCGTGCACGCGAAGCGGTTCGCAGCAGCAAGCCCGTTGCGAATGAAGAACAACGAGCGGCGTGA
- the ispH gene encoding 4-hydroxy-3-methylbut-2-enyl diphosphate reductase, whose product MKILVANPRGFCAGVNMAIECLDEAIRMFGSNIYVYHEIVHNKYVVERFTQKGVTFVNAISEVPEQSILLYSAHGVSPEIREQSRARKLQTIDATCPLVTKVHLEAVKYAREGYHIVLIGHEGHDEVIGTMGEAPASITLVEDPEDVAKLSFPLDAKVAYLTQTTLSVEEAGRVIASLKSRFPKIESPPKEDICYATTNRQDAVKQLAKNSDVVIVLGSQNSSNSRRLQEIGASFEKRSFLVDGAEELQREWFSDADTVLITAGASAPEVVVQDCIAWLSREFGATIEEVTTREEHVAFPLPRELRVLQSARN is encoded by the coding sequence ATGAAGATCCTGGTGGCCAATCCGCGCGGCTTCTGCGCCGGTGTGAACATGGCGATTGAATGCCTTGACGAGGCGATTCGAATGTTCGGTTCGAATATCTACGTTTACCATGAGATCGTCCATAATAAGTACGTTGTCGAACGATTCACGCAGAAGGGCGTCACGTTCGTCAATGCGATCAGCGAAGTACCCGAGCAATCGATTCTGCTCTATTCGGCGCATGGGGTTTCGCCAGAGATTCGTGAGCAGTCGCGAGCTCGAAAACTGCAGACGATTGATGCCACATGCCCGCTGGTGACGAAGGTGCATCTCGAGGCGGTCAAGTATGCCCGCGAAGGATATCACATCGTTCTGATCGGTCATGAGGGGCATGACGAAGTGATTGGCACCATGGGCGAAGCGCCGGCGAGCATCACGCTGGTCGAAGATCCAGAAGACGTCGCGAAGTTGTCATTTCCTCTCGATGCGAAGGTCGCGTACCTGACTCAAACGACGCTGAGTGTCGAAGAAGCGGGACGCGTCATCGCCTCGCTCAAATCACGGTTTCCAAAGATTGAAAGTCCGCCGAAAGAAGACATCTGCTACGCGACGACCAATCGCCAGGATGCCGTCAAGCAACTGGCCAAGAACTCGGATGTGGTGATCGTGCTGGGCAGCCAGAACAGTTCAAACAGTCGGCGGTTGCAGGAAATCGGCGCATCGTTCGAGAAACGTTCATTTCTCGTGGATGGGGCGGAAGAGCTGCAACGTGAATGGTTCAGCGACGCGGATACGGTCCTAATCACCGCTGGCGCCAGTGCACCGGAGGTGGTCGTTCAGGATTGTATCGCATGGCTGTCGCGCGAATTCGGTGCAACGATCGAAGAAGTGACCACGCGCGAAGAGCACGTCGCGTTCCCGCTGCCGCGTGAACTGCGAGTGCTGCAATCGGCGCGAAACTGA